Below is a window of Mycoplasmopsis anatis DNA.
AGATATCTATACCTAATGTAGCGGTTGCTCCAATAGGGAAGAAAAAGATAATCATGAATGTAGAACCAATTAGAAGAATAGGAATGATTGAAATCATACCATTTCTAATTGCATTAATGTATCTGTTTTCACCAATTTTAGCCATGATTGGCATAAAAATACGTTCGATAGATTTAAGAAGATTTGTGTAAACTAGGACACAAAAAGTTGACAAATAAATGTCAACTTTTTTTATTGGAGGAAATATGGGAAAACATTTATCTTCCAATCATTGATTCGAACTCATCAATGATTGGAATAATGGATTATCTAGAAAGATAATCCTTGAAAAATATATTAATTTTTCTGGGCACTGAAAGTTAAAAGCCAACGGGATAAGAACTTTTTTTAGAACATTAAAATATAGAGCAAAAGTTTATAATAAAGGTATGGAATACATTTTAACAAGCAAAAAACATCCTAGTGAGATGAAGAAACGTGGAAGACCCAGAAAAGAAAATAAAGATCAAGAAATTGATTGAAGTGATTTTAAGAGAGAAGAATTGATAGAAATTGCTAAAAGATATGTTGAGATAACTAAAGACATGCCTAAAAGAGAAAAAACAAAAGAATCAAAAGCATTAACTGAAACATCAATTACTAAAATTTCTAAATTATTGAAGATTTCAAGACAATCTATTTATAATACAAGAAAAAGAGATTGTTCAACTAAAAAATGAAATTCTACAATACCTGAAAAATATAGAGAAGAGATTTTAGAAGCTAGAAGAAAACATAAAAATGCAGGCAGAACTAAATTATCAAAAATCATGCAAAATGACTTTAATATAGTATTAAATGAAAGAACTTTAGGGAGATTTCTTAGCAAAAACAACTTAAATTCAGAAATAAGAAAACGTAGAAGAACAAAAGAAATAAAAGATATTAATTACATAGGAGAAGACTTAGTTAAAAGAGATTATAACGATTCTCAAAATCTCAATATTAAGTGTACTGATATAACATACTTACCTGCTACAAAAGATGCAATCCAAAACCACGTTTATCTTTCTGTGATTATTGATCATAGATCTAAATTAGTTGAATCATTTCAACTATCTTTTTACAATGATCTTGACTTAGTTATGGATAATTTAAATAAAAATAATTTCAATAATAAAACTTTTATAGTTCATTCGGACCATGGATTTCAATATACAAACGAAAGATTTATAGATAAAGTCAAATCATTGAATGGAAGAACTTCATACTCAAGAATTGGTAATAGTCTGGATAATAGAGAAGCAGAATATTGGTTCTCGGTGTTGAAAACTGAATTCATTAGAGATTTGAATGTAAGAAATTTAACGTTAAAAATGTTAAATGATGAAATAAAAAAATTCATAAATTATTATAATAATGAAAGAATACAATCAAATTTAAATTGAAAAACACCAAAGCAATTTGCAATGATGTCTTAAAATATTTTTTTGTCAACTTTCGTTGTCCTAGTTTAGTGACTTTTGAGTTTTTTATTTTCTCTTTTTCATTATTCCTCCATTAATCTTTTAATATTTGTTAATAATTTATTAGCTCCAAGCGGAGTATACTCAGCCATTTGGATTTGATAAATTAATTTATTTTTGCTTTTAGCGAATTGCTCTACTTGATCGTATCTATATTTCACTTGTGGAGCTACTAAAACAATGTCAAAATCATTTTGATATTCATCCATTTCAGGTAGTCCAATTGCATTAGCACTAAAATTATTTATTTGAAGATTTTTTGC
It encodes the following:
- a CDS encoding IS3 family transposase, which produces MGKHLSSNHWFELINDWNNGLSRKIILEKYINFSGHWKLKANGIRTFFRTLKYRAKVYNKGMEYILTSKKHPSEMKKRGRPRKENKDQEIDWSDFKREELIEIAKRYVEITKDMPKREKTKESKALTETSITKISKLLKISRQSIYNTRKRDCSTKKWNSTIPEKYREEILEARRKHKNAGRTKLSKIMQNDFNIVLNERTLGRFLSKNNLNSEIRKRRRTKEIKDINYIGEDLVKRDYNDSQNLNIKCTDITYLPATKDAIQNHVYLSVIIDHRSKLVESFQLSFYNDLDLVMDNLNKNNFNNKTFIVHSDHGFQYTNERFIDKVKSLNGRTSYSRIGNSLDNREAEYWFSVLKTEFIRDLNVRNLTLKMLNDEIKKFINYYNNERIQSNLNWKTPKQFAMMS
- a CDS encoding PTS sugar transporter subunit IIB, whose translation is MKVLLICSGGMSTQILINSLEKEAKNLQINNFSANAIGLPEMDEYQNDFDIVLVAPQVKYRYDQVEQFAKSKNKLIYQIQMAEYTPLGANKLLTNIKRLMEE